In Elaeis guineensis isolate ETL-2024a chromosome 1, EG11, whole genome shotgun sequence, a genomic segment contains:
- the LOC105034693 gene encoding LOW QUALITY PROTEIN: probable purine permease 5 (The sequence of the model RefSeq protein was modified relative to this genomic sequence to represent the inferred CDS: inserted 1 base in 1 codon) — protein sequence MEATGSTSLSKNKVAELTNLALETYKKKPLSYWLLLILSSSAMLVAFPASSLLSRLYYANGGKSKWIISWAAVAGWPLTALFLIPMYICGKISPTPLSLKLSVWYIVLGFLSAVDNLMYAWAYAYLPASTASLLASSSLVFSALFGYFIVKNKLNLYSINAIVIIAAGTVIIALDSKSDRYEGISDTQYTLGFIWDIVGSALHGLIFALSELVFVKILGRRSFHVVLEQQVMVSFAGFVFTTIGLIVNNDFQGMRSEARSFKHGEVSYAMVLTWAAITFQXGVLGGTAVLFLASTVLAGVLNAVRVPLTSIAAVILFHDPMSGFKILSLIITVWGFGSYIVGHSSSSQAT from the exons ATGGAAGCAACTGGATCCACTTCCTTATCAAAGAACAAAGTGGCTGAACTTACTAACTTGGCTTTGGAAACATACAAAAAGAAGCCTCTTTCTTACTGGCTTTTATTGATTCTTAGCAGTAGTGCAATGCTTGTGGCATTTCCTGCTTCAAGCCTCCTGTCCCGTCTCTATTATGCCAATGGTGGCAAGAGCAAATGGATAATTTCCTGGGCAGCAGTTGCAGGATGGCCCCTAACTGCCCTCTTCTTAATTCCTATGTATATCTGTGGTAAAATATCGCCAACTCCACTTTCCCTTAAGCTCTCTGTTTGGTACATTGTGCTTGGATTCCTTAGTGCTGTTGACAACCTTATGTATGCATGGGCTTATGCATATCTTCCAGCATCAACTGCTTCTCTCCTTGCATCATCTTCTCTTGTATTTTCCGCTTTGTTTGGATATTTTATTGTGAAGAATAAATTGAACCTCTATTCCATAAATGCAATTGTTATTATCGCTGCTGGTACGGTCATCATAGCCCTGGATTCAAAATCAGACAGATATGAAGGAATAAGCGACACACAATACACCTTGGGGTTCATTTGGGATATTGTAGGGTCAGCTCTCCATGGTCTGATCTTTGCACTCTCAGAGCTGGTTTTTGTGAAGATTTTAGGGAGGAGATCCTTTCATGTTGTGCTAGAGCAGCAGGTCATGGTTTCATTTGCTGGATTTGTTTTCACCACAATAGGACTCATTGTGAATAACGACTTCCAAGGGATGCGGTCAGAAGCGAGAAGCTTCAAGCACGGGGAAGTATCATATGCCATGGTGCTTACTTGGGCAGCCATTACATTTC TGGGAGTTTTAGGGGGCACAGCTGTTTTATTTCTGGCTTCGACTGTGTTGGCTGGTGTTCTCAATGCAGTAAGGGTACCACTTACCAGCATTGCAGCAGTTATTCTGTTCCATGATCCTATGAGCGGTTTTAAGATTCTATCCTTGATCATCACCGTTTGGGGATTTGGTTCCTATATTGTGGGACACTCATCATCGAGCCAAGCCACCTAG